The Candidatus Schekmanbacteria bacterium genomic interval CTTTGCCATCTTTATAGTTATTGTCAACTAAGCTATTAAGTGTCGGATTCCTGAACATTGTTAGAATCACTATTTATTATTTTTTCAATAAGATAGTTAAATAAATGAAAAAAAGTGTTTCAAGTTCTGAACAGATTTTCAATGATAACTATTGATAGAAACATTATGAATCGCTTTGTTGATAAATAATATGTTTCATATTTTCAATATGTTAATTAACCAATATACAAAACATAATATATTGGCATATCTTTTGCTAGATGATTAAAACAATATGTTTAAAAAATGGGTTCATTCCACTACCATATAGTGGACTTATTTGACGGAAAGAGCTAAATATGTGATTGGGGTGTAGTTGATCTTATATGAATGGAGGATGTGTATGAAGAAATTATTGAGTATGTTTGCGGCTGTTTTTTTTACATTAACAACATTAGCGCTGTTCCAGTTTTCTGAAAGGAATGCTTTTGCAAGCGGGCAATCTATTTTTAACAGTAAATGTTCGTCATGTCATTCTGCTTCACAATTTAAGGGAATATCAAAAAGTAAATTCTTAAGGAAGGCAAAAAAGATGAGTGCAGCAAAGAAACTTACATCAAAACAGCTCACATCAATCTGGAAATATGTGAAGTAGAAGATCAGGCAGAAGGTTTATAAATCAACAGTATTTAAACTTTTATATTTGAGGATAGAAAAATGAAAAAGATGTTTACAACCGCAATGGTTGTGATGTTGATTGCTGCAGTTGGAGTGCTTCAGGTGGTGACAGAACAAAATGCTTTTGCGGCAAGCGGGAAAAGCCTCTACAAATCAAAGTGCCAAAGTTGTCATGGTACTAAAGGTGGAGGTGCAAGCGGCCCTGATATCCGCAGTGAATCATTTAACAGTTTCAAAAAAGCAGTGAAAAGCGGTAAAGAAGGAATGCCGGCATTCAAGAGCCTCTCAAGCACAACCATTAAAAAAATATGGAAGTTTGTCCATATTTAAGTAAGAAGCTCTTTTTTTCTCAGGAAATCTCCTGCTGATATCTTTGACGGGATGGCGATTAAAATCTCCATCCCGTTGTTTGCTTTTAAAACCTCGCTTCCGTTTTCAAGATATAGGTTATTAACCGTGAATGTCACAGATTTCATTCCCGGAGAAATACACTCAAGCTCGTCTCCTTTTTCAATCTTATTTCGCACCTCTAATTTTGCGAATTTTTCCTGAGAGCTGTCTTTAAATCCATTTTTAGTGATTCCGGTTATTTTCCCCACAGGCAGGAACTTTCTTACATAGCGGTCATCGTAGAAAATGTAGTCGCTCTCGTCCCCTGAAATAAATCCTTCTGTGTAATTCCTGTGGCTTACTTTTAACAGTTCCTCCATCCATTCATCCCTGAAGCTGAAGTTTTCCCCCTCTTCGAAAGACCTGTCTATTATGTCCCTGTAAACCCTCACCACATTGGCAAGGTAATAAGATGTCTTGTTCCGTCCCTCTATTTTGAATGCATTCACTCCCGCCTTTATCAGGTCAGGTATCTTCCTTGCCAGACAAAGGTCTTTGGAGTTCATTATGAATGTTCCTTTTTCATCTTCTCCCACAGGGAAGTACATTCCCTGCCGTGTTTCCTCCATGAGATTGTATTTCCATCTGCAAGGCTGCGTGCAGTCACCGCGATTTGCGCTCCTGTTGTTCAGATACTGGCTAAGATAACAGCGCCCCGAATATGAAAGACACAGAGCTCCGTGCACAAAAACTTCAATCTCTATCCCCTCTACAGAGGCTCTTATCTCTTTAATCTGCAAAAGTGATAATTCGCGTGCAAGACCTGTCCTGCTTAACCCTCTTCCTTTCCAGAATCTCACTGATGAGGCATTGGTAGTGTTGGCCTGCGTGCTCAGGTGGATCGGGATTTTTATCCCTGCCACGGAAATGGCATCTATTATTCCCGGATCTGAGACAATGAGTGCATCCGGTCCTATTGCATTTATTTCCGGAAGGATTTCGTTTAAATGTTTTATGTCATCATCAAAGGCAAAGATATTTATGGCAAGATACAATTTCTTCTTTTTGCTTTGCACGTATTTTACCGCTTGCTTCAAATCTTCTATGCTGAATTCTGATATGCTCCTTAAGCTTGCGCCTGAAAGCCCGGCATAAACTGCATCAGCTCCGAAACGTATGGCTGTCTCAAGTTTCTCGATATTTCCGGCAGGGGCTAAAAGTTCAGGTTTAGTTAGTTGCATTCTCGCTTGCCTTTTTCATCATCCTGTAATTGTTCACCGCAACAAGATGCTCTGCGTATGTGTTTGAGAATTTGTGAGCGCCGTTGCCGGAAACTACAAAAAAGAGATAACCGACCTTTGCAGGGCTCAATGCAGCCTTGATGCAATCCTCTCCGGGGTTGCCTATCGGCCCCGGAGGAAGCCCGGTGTATTTGTATGTATTATAAGGTGAGTTATAATTCAGGTCTGCTCTTGTAATGGAAGGTGAAGATTTTTTTAGCGCATACATCACGGTAGGGTCGCATTGTAAAAGCATCCCTTTATGGAGACGGTTATGAAAAACTGCGGATACCATTTCCCTTTCCTGTTTTAAATGAGCCTCCTCTTCAATCATTGAGGCAAGGGTCAGTGTTTGATGAAGTGTGAAATTATTTTCCTTAATCATAGTTTGGAGCGCGGGAGTTATGACTTTCTTGAGCCTGCCTGTCATTGTTGTTAAAATAAATCTTTCGCCGCTCCGTTTGGTAAAGGCATAAGTGTCGGGGAATAGATAACCTTCAAGTGACGGTGCATCAAAGCCAAGCGATTTAATGAATTTTCTGTCCCTTGTGAGAGTCAGGAACACTTTCCTGTTTATGAGCCCCTTGCTTTCAAGGCGGTCAGCAACATCATCGTTTGTGATCCCTTCAGGGAAAGTTATGTAATACCTGCGGGCTTCTCCTTTTACGAGAAGTTCCATTATCTCGTAGGGTGAAAGGTTGTAGCGTATCTCATATTCCCCTGCTTTCAGTATGGTTGCCTTTTTTTCAATAGTTACCATTACCTTGAAAAGGAATGCATTTGATATTACTCCTTGGGTTTTTAATATTGCTGCGATCTTCCGGCACGAAGTTCCCTCAGGAACCTCTATTATCGCAGTTTTGGGGTTTGATGAAATGGGGGTTTTTGTGAAGATGTCGTATATCCGGTATGACCATAAAACAGCGGCAATAATAAGTATGAGAAAAACAAGGAAAACCTTTTTCATTCCTATTCCCTGTCTGCAGGCCCCAGCGAATCAAGATATCCCTGAAGTATGAGTATGGCTGAGACCTTGTCCTTAAGCATTTTTCTTTTTTCTCTTCTTATGTTTGCATCAATGAGGCTTCTCTCTGCCTCCTGCGTTGAGAATCTTTCATCCCACTGGACAAAGGGGATGTCAGTATTTTTTTTGATTGAGTCTACAAATGCGAGGGTCTTTTCAGCCTGCGGGCCTGCATTTCCGTGGAAGTCGGAGGGCAAACCGAATACAACCCTTTTTACCTCGAATTTTTCCATTACCGCGAGAAGTTCTTTTTCTTCTCTCCTGTCCATGTTCCTTTGAATCGTATCGAGTCCGCGCGCAATAAGCATCCCCTCGTCGCTTACGGCAACGCCGATGCGTCTGTCCCCTATGTCAAGTCCGAGTATTCTCATAAATATCCTATTGTAAATAATTTTATTATTTTGATATTCTACATAGTTATAAATATTAATAATATCAAATTTTTAACAAATAAATATTGTTATTATGAAATTAGGAGTTATTTCAGATTCTCACGACAACCTCGATGCCATAGCGCTGGCACTAAAAGTGTTTGAAAAGGAGGATGTCGAAGCCATCCTTCATGCCGGAGATATCACGTCTCCTTTTACAGCAAGGGCTTTGGGAAATGGAGGCAAAAAGGTTTACGCAGTTTTCGGAAACTGCGATGGAGAAAAGCTCGGGTTGAAACAGGCTTTTTCAGAGATTGGCGGTGAGATCTGCGAAGACCTTATAGATTACGAATTTGATGGCAGAAGCGTTTTCATGACCCATAAGGACAGCATCGCCATCCCTGTTTCTGCTTCAGGGCACTTTGATATTGTAATCTACGGGCACACGCACAGGCATGTCGTAAAAAAAACAAAAGGTAAGCTCCTCTTAAATCCCGGCGAGCTTAGCGGATGGGTAACACATCAGAAGACACTTGCTATTTTGGATTTGGATAAACTGGACGCAAAGATAGTGAAGCTCTGATTGCCGCTTTTTTATCCCCCGGCTTTTCTCGCTTCTTCAATGAACTGTTTTACAAGTTCCCTGTTTTTTATTCCCGGTGCTGTTTCAAGGGAGCTTGATGCATCTACAGCATAAGGCTTAACCTTCAGGATCGCCTCTTTTATATTTCCCGGATTGAGCCCGCCGGATAATATTATCTTGCCGTATTGTTTTGCCTCTTCAACCAAAGCCCAGTTGAAGGTAACTCCTGTTCCTCCCTGAACACCCTTAACATAGGAATCAAGGAGGAATGCAGAAACTTTAAAGTCTTTTATGGACTTAATGCTGTTTGCATCTTTTACTCTTATTGCCTTTATGACCTTCTGGGTTGCGAACGACTGGACATATTCAGGAGTTTCATCGCCGTGGAACTGAAGGACATTGAGATGGCATGTGTTATGAATATTCAATATGGTGCTTCGCTCTTCATCAACAAATACGCCGACCGAGCTTATAAATGGCGGTATACGGCTGATTATTTGCGCCGCCGCTTCAGGCTCAATGAACCTTTTACTTTTCCTGTAAAAAATAAAGCCCAGCGCATCTGCTCCGTTCTCAACGCAAAAAAGCGCATCTTCGATAGTTGTTATTCCGCAAATCTTGATTTTCATAGTGCATTAATTATAGAATTCTTATTATGAAAGAGCAATCACTTCGTCTTTTTATTGCCATAGACATCGGCGAAGACATCCGCAAGCAAATGTCTTCTTTAACTGCTGAACTTAAGAACATCGTTCCTGGAGTGAAGCCAGTAAACCCTGATATCATGCATCTTACAATAAAATTCCTTGGAGGCACGGATGAAAAGCTTGTCCCGCAGATCATTGATGAAATGAAAGCCTCTGTCTCCGGTATAAGTCCTTTCACTCTAAGGATTGCGGGTGCCGGTGCTTTTCCCAATCCGGAAAGAGCTCGTGTAGTATGGGTTGGCATTCACACTGACGGCAACAATGCGCTTACTCTTATAAAAGAAGAGCTCGACAAAAGGCTTTCCAGATTAGGTTTTGAGATTGAGGAACGGGACTTTAAACCCCATCTCACTCTTGCAAGAATTAAATTTCCCCAGAAGGGAGATAAAATCCAAAACTTCGTAAACAAATACACATCTCAGGAATTTGGCACTGTGAATGTCGCCAACATCAACCTCATGCAAAGCACACTCCTCCCCTCCGGCGCAAAATATGAATGTATTGGGGAGGCGAGGCTAAAAAACAAATCATAGCATATTGGAGAAAGGCATTTTGTGTGAACGACCATTGGTTGCTCTTGACATGCTTATTGTAATTACAATATAATTACATTGGAGGTGATGGAAAAGTGAAAGTAAATATCGTGCCAATCGGGAATTCCAAAGGGGTCAGAATTCCTAAAATATTTTTAGAGCAGTGCCGGATAAAGAATGAAGTTCTTCTGGAAATGGATGGAGAGAATATTGTCATTAAGCCTTTAAAGAAGATAGCAAGAAAGGGATGGGATGAGCATTTTAAGAAGATGAGAGATAACAAAGAAGATAAGATGCTTATTGATGATAATATGGATCTTAGCATGGAAGGATGGGAATGGTAGTTAAGCAATATGATGTTTTTCTGATTTCTCTTGATCCTGCAACAGGACATGAAATAAAAAAAGTCCGCCCCTGCATTATTATTTCCCCCGATGAAATGAACCGCAATATTTCTACGGTTATAATTGCCCCCATGACAACTCAATCACATTTATATCCTACGCGTGTTCCGGTTAATTTTAAACGGAAAAAAGGCTGGGTCGTATTGGATCAAATACGAACTGTTGATAAAAAAAGACTGATTACAAAACTAGGCGCTGTTGACGTCAATACCATTAAGTCTATAAAATTAGTTATAAAAGAGATGCTCGTAGATTAAGTCCGGAAAATAAAAATCAAAAGATATTTATGAGGATAAAACTATGAAAAAACATTTCATGATATGCGTAAATAATCGCGGTTATGAAGCGTCGCTGGAAATCAGAAAACTATATGAAGTATTGACAGATAGGGTAGCCGAGACTCATCACCAAAGAAGAGTTATTGATGAATCAGGAGAAGAGTATCTATACCCGGAAGGATACTTTGCACCTATACGGTTGCCTCATATCACAAAAGAAAAATTAGAATTGGCGACAGCATAACATTTCACTTCTGTAAACGTCTTTTACTGTTCCGCTGATTTATTCTGTTTCTTTTTTTGCCATCTTATTTTCTTATTTTGTTATCCCTTTGAAAAAGGGGATCCAGAAATAATGAGTAAAAGTGGCTTTTGAATCATGTACGAAATGACAATCTTGACATCGCCTTTAATAACCCCATATACTTTTATTAAGTATCTAATAAGTATAAAAAAGAATATTGGACCAATAATAGGAGGAGTGACTCATTACTAAGAATATTCACGGATTAGGGCGAGATATTCCAGAATACATTCGTCGGCGAGTTCGCCAGGAATGTGGATTTGGGTGCGTCATTTGTGGTCTAGCTATCGCGCAGTACGAACATATTGATCCGCCATTTTCCGATGCCACTGTTCACGATCCAGAGAACATAGCACTCCTGTGCGGTACGTGTCATGATCATGTAACTAGAGGTATCTGGTCAAAAGAAAAGATTCTGGAAGCGCGCAAAACCCCAAAGACGTTTGTTCAGGGCTATGCCAGGGATGCTTTTGATTTCAAAGCACCTTTCGATCTGTTCGTTGGAGATAATTGTTTTGCAGATGTCCATTGTGTTATACGAAAAAGCACTGGGGATGAATGGTTTTCGATTGAAGCGCCGGAGGATGCAGAGGCACCTCCTCTTTTAAGTGCTAAATTTTTTGCCCTAAATGGTCAACCAGAGCTTGAGATTTATCAGAACGAGTGGAGGTGCTCAACTGGTATTTGGGACCTGCAAGTATCTGGTCAGACAATTGAGGTCCGCACTGAATCTCGTAAGGTTATGCTTAGGCTGAAAGCCAGACCTCCACATGGATTAGAAATACAGTATCTTAAAATGGTATTTCAGAATACGGGCATTTCGATAGACAATGATGGAACTGTGCTTCTGTCGGTGGATGGCACTCAGATTCAAATGAAGGGTTCAAAAGTGGCTAGCGCGGATGCAGTGTTCAATTTACCGTGAATGCCTCAAGCGAGAGGACGAGATGCCAGTCTACGAATATATGTGTTTCGATTGCGGTGCGATTACTGAAGTTTTGCGGTCAATCATATTGCGGGATGATGTAACAAGTTGCGGTAGATGCGGGGCCTCAACAGAACGGATCATAAGTAGGTTCAATACGGTTGGGCCTGTTGCTCCACAAACCTTTAATCCAGATTGCCCAGGCAAATCACGAAGCACTGCCGTACGCCTGGCAGGAGGAAGTGTAAAATTTAAGAATTGTAGCTTTCGGAACTTTCAAACGGGCATAAGTGTTGCCAAAGGATCAAAACTAAGCATGGACGGCAGCAAATTTGAAAATATTGACAAGCCCATTGAAGTTACCAATGAATAGAACAATAATGGGTTTGATATTTACTTTCGTGACAACATTGACATCAGCCTCATGTAATCTCGCTGAGTAAAGAAGCACAAATAAATTATAGGGCTCTGTAGCAATATAGGGGTGAAACAGTATGAAATCGTTCCGTAGCGTTGTCGGTAGTGAAGTGCGCTTTTCAGTTTCGCCTCATTTCCCGTGCCCTTGCGGTAGCAGGAAATCCACTTCTCAATGTTGTTTGACAGCAACAGGTTTAAATAAGATTCCAGCTTCGACTTTACCTCCGGCTCCGAAGACAGGAGAATCTCTCAAATCGTGTTACGCTAATTGTTTGGCTGATTGTGATCGTGAGCTGTCGCGCGAACATTATTTTTCCAACTCGCTACTTCACTACTTGAATCGAGATAATGATCTCAGAGTAGGCGGCTTACCATGGACAAAAGGCAAGGAACAGGTTTTGCCCCCAAATGCTTTCGCCTCAAAAGTACTTTGTAAACGTCACAACTCAGCACTGTCGAACTTAGATGCAATTGCCGTCCATCTATTTCAAGTCTTTGACGAAAAAGGTGCAGCTGGTAGTGGTCAGCAGTTGATCCATTTATTCAGCGGACATGATCTCGAACGTTGGTTGCTCAAGATTCTTTGTGGAATAGCATATTCAAATAATCTATCGTTTGAGTTTGACACTGATCTTTCAATCCCGGACTATTGGTTACGTATTTTGTTTGGCGAGGCAGAGTTTCCTAATGAACAAGGACTCTATGTGTGTAAGTCTCGTGGTTATTTATTTAAAGGACCACGTGGATTGCAACTACGGGCAATAATAGGAAGGGGCCGGTTAACCGGAATGGGATTGTGGATTTGTGGTTACGAGCTGATTCTTTCGATGTCGGGTTTTCCATCTCGCGTATTCGATGCGCGAGAGGTTGCGTATCGTCCATTAGAGCTCTACACTACTGGTTGTGACTTCGAGAAAAGTATTTTACTGAGTTGGAACGGCACTGCAGATCGAGGGACAATCTTTGTTACTATTGACTGAGCTTGCGTTGCAGTGAGTGGGCGATGCCATACGACAGCCTTTATTCCATTAGAATACAACTAAGGATAATCATGTTACATTTCGTAGAAATGTGAGTAAAATTATGAGTAAACTTCTTGACTGGGCGATTTTTATTATGGGAGTTGCCTAAGATCTGTTTTCCCTCGATATCAAGCCATAGCAGACGCTTAAAATGTGGCGGGGAAAATATTGCATGTACGTTTCATCATGCTCCTAAAATCTCGTTTAGTCCGTCGACAACCTGTGCAATGATTTCAGGCGAGATATGACCAATCCTTTTTCCTATTCTTTCTACGGAGAGAGTCCTGATTTGACTTATTTTTATCCATGATTCTTTTGGTAACAAATCAGTTTTAAGGTGTAAGGTAAGTGGGAATCCTGCACGCTGTTGCTGGCTGGTAATGGCAACTGCGATTACTGTCCCTGACCGTTCGTTGAAAATATCCTGACTTAGAATTAATACAGGACGGTAGCCTGCCTGCTCATGACCTCGCACAGGGTTGAGGTCGGCCCAACGTATTTCACCTCTTAATATTCGGGCCATTCAGATAGATCCTCTGACAAGCCTTCTTCTGCCAGGGCCTTTTCAAAGCGTGGATCAAGCTTGGCACATTCCTGCGCAAGACGGCTTTTTTCGAGCCTTCCTATTTTTTCTTCAACAGCTTCCTGGATTGCCTGACTGCGGTTGTGAAATATATGTTTCCTCACAAGTCTGTCCACTTTATCTAAAATAGTTTCATCAAGTGTTATTGCTATTTTTGCCTTGCTCATAGATTTACCTCTTGGTATTACCATATATCATACTTTTATATTCTGTCAATTTTTTTAATTATCTACCTCATCTTTCGTTTGAACATCATTAGTGACGTGAGGAAGATTGTCATTCCCAATAGTGCAAGGCAGATAATCTGGAAAGAGAGGTCTGCTGCGCCTGCCCCTTTTAACATTATGCCGCGCAGTATCTCCATGAAATAGCGGGCAGGGATTATATAAGTTGCAAGCTGAATGATTTTTGGCATGTTGCTTATGGGAAATATCATCCCTGAGAGTATGACTGACGGCATCATTATAACAAAGGCTGTCATCATCGCCTGATGCTGTGTGCGCGAAAAAACTGATATGAGAATCCCAAGCCCCAGAGTGTTGAAAAGAAAAAGAAGCATAAGGAGAAACATGAGAAAGACGCTCCCCACTAATGGCACACCAAACCAGAAAAGGGCAATTAATATTACAGTTGATGCCATGATGAGCCCTATTATTGTGAAAGGGATGAGCTTTCCTATTATCAGCTCAAATGCGGAAAGGGGTGTTGCTATCAACTGTTCAAGTGTCTGAAGCTCTTTTTCGCGCACTATGGC includes:
- the mltG gene encoding endolytic transglycosylase MltG, whose translation is MKKVFLVFLILIIAAVLWSYRIYDIFTKTPISSNPKTAIIEVPEGTSCRKIAAILKTQGVISNAFLFKVMVTIEKKATILKAGEYEIRYNLSPYEIMELLVKGEARRYYITFPEGITNDDVADRLESKGLINRKVFLTLTRDRKFIKSLGFDAPSLEGYLFPDTYAFTKRSGERFILTTMTGRLKKVITPALQTMIKENNFTLHQTLTLASMIEEEAHLKQEREMVSAVFHNRLHKGMLLQCDPTVMYALKKSSPSITRADLNYNSPYNTYKYTGLPPGPIGNPGEDCIKAALSPAKVGYLFFVVSGNGAHKFSNTYAEHLVAVNNYRMMKKASENATN
- a CDS encoding ribbon-helix-helix protein, CopG family, which codes for MSKAKIAITLDETILDKVDRLVRKHIFHNRSQAIQEAVEEKIGRLEKSRLAQECAKLDPRFEKALAEEGLSEDLSEWPEY
- a CDS encoding c-type cytochrome, coding for MKKMFTTAMVVMLIAAVGVLQVVTEQNAFAASGKSLYKSKCQSCHGTKGGGASGPDIRSESFNSFKKAVKSGKEGMPAFKSLSSTTIKKIWKFVHI
- a CDS encoding zinc ribbon domain-containing protein; protein product: MPVYEYMCFDCGAITEVLRSIILRDDVTSCGRCGASTERIISRFNTVGPVAPQTFNPDCPGKSRSTAVRLAGGSVKFKNCSFRNFQTGISVAKGSKLSMDGSKFENIDKPIEVTNE
- a CDS encoding metallophosphoesterase, whose translation is MKLGVISDSHDNLDAIALALKVFEKEDVEAILHAGDITSPFTARALGNGGKKVYAVFGNCDGEKLGLKQAFSEIGGEICEDLIDYEFDGRSVFMTHKDSIAIPVSASGHFDIVIYGHTHRHVVKKTKGKLLLNPGELSGWVTHQKTLAILDLDKLDAKIVKL
- a CDS encoding type II toxin-antitoxin system PemK/MazF family toxin, yielding MVVKQYDVFLISLDPATGHEIKKVRPCIIISPDEMNRNISTVIIAPMTTQSHLYPTRVPVNFKRKKGWVVLDQIRTVDKKRLITKLGAVDVNTIKSIKLVIKEMLVD
- a CDS encoding phosphoribosylanthranilate isomerase, whose product is MKIKICGITTIEDALFCVENGADALGFIFYRKSKRFIEPEAAAQIISRIPPFISSVGVFVDEERSTILNIHNTCHLNVLQFHGDETPEYVQSFATQKVIKAIRVKDANSIKSIKDFKVSAFLLDSYVKGVQGGTGVTFNWALVEEAKQYGKIILSGGLNPGNIKEAILKVKPYAVDASSSLETAPGIKNRELVKQFIEEARKAGG
- a CDS encoding HNH endonuclease, whose product is MTKNIHGLGRDIPEYIRRRVRQECGFGCVICGLAIAQYEHIDPPFSDATVHDPENIALLCGTCHDHVTRGIWSKEKILEARKTPKTFVQGYARDAFDFKAPFDLFVGDNCFADVHCVIRKSTGDEWFSIEAPEDAEAPPLLSAKFFALNGQPELEIYQNEWRCSTGIWDLQVSGQTIEVRTESRKVMLRLKARPPHGLEIQYLKMVFQNTGISIDNDGTVLLSVDGTQIQMKGSKVASADAVFNLP
- a CDS encoding AbrB/MazE/SpoVT family DNA-binding domain-containing protein, producing MKVNIVPIGNSKGVRIPKIFLEQCRIKNEVLLEMDGENIVIKPLKKIARKGWDEHFKKMRDNKEDKMLIDDNMDLSMEGWEW
- a CDS encoding type II toxin-antitoxin system PemK/MazF family toxin, producing MARILRGEIRWADLNPVRGHEQAGYRPVLILSQDIFNERSGTVIAVAITSQQQRAGFPLTLHLKTDLLPKESWIKISQIRTLSVERIGKRIGHISPEIIAQVVDGLNEILGA
- the ruvX gene encoding Holliday junction resolvase RuvX; amino-acid sequence: MRILGLDIGDRRIGVAVSDEGMLIARGLDTIQRNMDRREEKELLAVMEKFEVKRVVFGLPSDFHGNAGPQAEKTLAFVDSIKKNTDIPFVQWDERFSTQEAERSLIDANIRREKRKMLKDKVSAILILQGYLDSLGPADRE
- the thpR gene encoding RNA 2',3'-cyclic phosphodiesterase, with the translated sequence MKEQSLRLFIAIDIGEDIRKQMSSLTAELKNIVPGVKPVNPDIMHLTIKFLGGTDEKLVPQIIDEMKASVSGISPFTLRIAGAGAFPNPERARVVWVGIHTDGNNALTLIKEELDKRLSRLGFEIEERDFKPHLTLARIKFPQKGDKIQNFVNKYTSQEFGTVNVANINLMQSTLLPSGAKYECIGEARLKNKS
- a CDS encoding U32 family peptidase; this translates as MQLTKPELLAPAGNIEKLETAIRFGADAVYAGLSGASLRSISEFSIEDLKQAVKYVQSKKKKLYLAINIFAFDDDIKHLNEILPEINAIGPDALIVSDPGIIDAISVAGIKIPIHLSTQANTTNASSVRFWKGRGLSRTGLARELSLLQIKEIRASVEGIEIEVFVHGALCLSYSGRCYLSQYLNNRSANRGDCTQPCRWKYNLMEETRQGMYFPVGEDEKGTFIMNSKDLCLARKIPDLIKAGVNAFKIEGRNKTSYYLANVVRVYRDIIDRSFEEGENFSFRDEWMEELLKVSHRNYTEGFISGDESDYIFYDDRYVRKFLPVGKITGITKNGFKDSSQEKFAKLEVRNKIEKGDELECISPGMKSVTFTVNNLYLENGSEVLKANNGMEILIAIPSKISAGDFLRKKELLT